In the Ochrobactrum sp. Marseille-Q0166 genome, one interval contains:
- a CDS encoding succinate dehydrogenase assembly factor 2, producing MTGSTLAAGNLDVRRRKLLFRAWHRGMREMDLILGQYADQYLPAFTDAQLDEFEQILEVLDRDLLKWVTGESETPQEYDTPLFRDIIAFRDRIEF from the coding sequence ATGACTGGCAGCACACTTGCGGCAGGAAATCTTGATGTAAGGCGTCGCAAGCTTCTATTCCGCGCCTGGCATCGCGGTATGCGCGAGATGGATCTGATCCTCGGTCAGTACGCCGATCAGTATCTTCCAGCTTTCACCGACGCACAGCTGGATGAGTTTGAGCAGATTCTTGAAGTGCTTGACCGTGATCTTCTGAAGTGGGTGACAGGCGAAAGCGAGACTCCTCAGGAATATGATACGCCTTTATTCCGCGACATCATTGCTTTCCGCGACCGCATAGAATTCTGA